The following coding sequences are from one Nicotiana tomentosiformis chromosome 3, ASM39032v3, whole genome shotgun sequence window:
- the LOC108943847 gene encoding uncharacterized protein, which yields MVEIEGMLQPLIGTNGKMQNKLATHDSAIKGFETQLGQLSMDFNNRPQGTLPADPNVNPKEQNPNQLMAVSLRNGRDFDREQEVAQTTPTTPVTLEADGLAELTEVIQLNIPLMDALREMPGYAKMMKDLISSKFDFQDLSTIMLTQTCNAVVTRPMAQKVSDPGSFTIPCTIGSYAFAKALCDLGASINLMPLAIYTKLGIGRARPTSMLLQLADRTVKRPIGILDNVLVQVGKFVFPADFVILDCQVDEEIPIILGRPFLATGRGLIDCETGELKMRLNNEEIIFNVPQSMRRPSEFANCSLVEAVDVILQEEDGTLNVKDPLEACLMNLEEMEGEGLEEWVMALEGQGFWKREPQFEPLRLEERETSPAKPSIEKPPQLDLKPLPAHLRYAFLGPNSTLPVIISSGLLAV from the exons ATGGTAGAAATCGAGGGCATGCTGCAACCACTCATTGGAACAAATGGTAAGATGCAAAACAAGTTAGCAACACATGATTCGGCAATCAAAGGCTTTGAAACTCAACTGGGACAACTGTCTATGGACTTTAATAATCGACCCCAAGGAACATTACCTGCAGATCCAAATGTTAACCCAAAGGAGCAAAACCCAAATCAGCTAATGGCAGTGAGTCTCAGGAATGGAAGAGATTTTGACAGAGAGCAAGAAGTTGCTCAAACTACGCCAACTACTCCAGTTACATTAGAGGCAGATGGATTAGCAGAGCTCACCGAGGTG ATTCAATTGAACATTCCACTGATGGATGCGTTGAGGGAAATGCCagggtatgcaaaaatgatgaaggacctgatttcgtcgaaatttgacttCCAGGACCTATCCACTATAATGCTGACACAGACCTGCAATGCGGTAGTGACAAGACCTATGGCCCAAAAGGTGTCTGATCCAGGTAGCTTCACTATCCCATGCACTATTGggagttatgcttttgctaaagcattgtgtgacttgggagccagcataaacttgatgcccttagCAATCTATACAAAACTGGGCATTGGCAGAGCTAGACCGACCTCAATGTTGCTGCAACTAGCTGATCGCACAGTCAAAAGACCGATAGGAATTCTTGATAATGTGCTTGTGCAAGTGGGAAAATTTGTATTCCCTGCAGACTTTGTTATTCTTGACTGTCAGGTAGATGAAGAGATACCCATCATTCTAGGAAGGCCATTCTTAGCCACTGGAAGAGGATTAATTGattgtgagactggagagttgaaaatgaggttgaacaatgaagaaataatattcaacgttCCACAATCCATGAGGAGACCTAGTGAATTTGCAAACTGCTCACTAGTGGAGGCCGTGGATGTGATACTGCAAGAAGAGGATGGGACCCTTAATGTCAAGGATCCACTAGAAGCttgcttgatgaatttggaagagatggaGGGTGAAGGGTTGGAAGAGTGGGTCATGGCTCTCGAAGGTCAAGGATTCTGGAAAAGGGAACCTCAGTTCGAGCCCCTACGCTTAGAAGAGAGAGAAACATCACCTGCAAAACCATCAATAGAAAAGCCACCACAGCTGGACTTGAAACCGCTTCCAGCCCACCTCAGGTACGCTTTCTTGGGGCCTAATTCTACTTTGcctgttattatatcatctggtttGCTAGCTGTGTAG